One genomic region from Onychostoma macrolepis isolate SWU-2019 chromosome 23, ASM1243209v1, whole genome shotgun sequence encodes:
- the kcng1 gene encoding potassium voltage-gated channel subfamily G member 1 → MTLLAGDGSDYDYSALSCTSDTSLNVPPIQEQEALKGVYYKRAQRLPPTDPSIPDALHPDDNTNLLSCGQQLHVIINVGGLRYQLPWTTLEDFPLSRLGQLRLCSSFDEIMRVCDDYDVVHNEFFFDRSPCAFRTILTFLRAGKLRSLREMCALSFQEELLYWGVPEESLEWCCRRRLLQRVEECDELERVAEEDEDDEEDSESGLARESRLSHWMGKLRDMVEKPHSGLPGKIFACLSVLFVTITAINLSISTMPAMREEEETGKCSQMCYNIFIVETVCVAWFSLEFTLRFIQDRSKLAFLWRPLNLIDIIAILPYYITLVVDSTSTGQKRLGSGSSYLDKVGLVLRVLRALRILYVMRLARHSLGLQTLGLTARRCTREFGLLLLFLCVAIALFSPLLYLIENEAGVTREFSSIPATYWWAVITMTTVGYGDMVPRSIPGQVVALSSILSGILLMAFPVTSIFHTFSRSYVELKQEQQRLLQRRTHFLLRSRIAGLSSNLSLESNVLFPSVSSDHRNREE, encoded by the exons ATGACTTTACTGGCAGGCGATGGTTCGGATTACGACTACAGCGCTTTGAGTTGCACCTCGGACACCTCTCTGAATGTGCCGCCCATCCAGGAGCAAGAGGCCCTCAAGGGTGTTTATTACAAACGGGCGCAACGACTGCCTCCGACCGACCCCAGCATCCCCGATGCGCTCCATCCGGACGACAACACCAACCTACTGTCCTGCGGCCAGCAGCTGCACGTCATCATTAATGTGGGTGGCCTGCGGTACCAGCTTCCCTGGACCACGCTGGAGGACTTCCCCCTCTCACGCCTGGGCCAGTTGCGTCTGTGCAGCAGCTTTGACGAGATCATGCGGGTGTGCGACGACTACGACGTGGTCCACAACGAGTTCTTCTTCGACCGCAGCCCCTGCGCCTTCCGGACTATCCTCACCTTCCTGCGCGCTGGGAAGCTGCGCTCTCTGCGCGAGATGTGCGCCCTGTCCTTCCAAGAAGAGCTGCTCTACTGGGGCGTCCCGGAGGAGAGCTTGGAATGGTGCTGCCGGCGACGCCTCCTGCAGCGCGTGGAGGAGTGCGACGAGCTAGAGCGGGTGGCGGAGGAGGACGAGGATGACGAGGAGGACAGCGAAAGCGGATTGGCCAGGGAGTCTCGTCTCAGCCACTGGATGGGAAAACTAAGAGACATGGTGGAGAAGCCTCACTCCGGCCTGCCCGGGAAGATCTTCGCCTGCCTGTCGGTGCTGTTCGTCACGATAACAGCCATCAACCTATCCATAAGCACCATGCCTGCCatgagagaggaggaggagact GGCAAATGCTCTCAGATGTGCTACAACATCTTCATCGTGGAGACGGTGTGTGTGGCCTGGTTCTCGCTGGAGTTCACGCTGCGCTTCATCCAAGACCGCAGCAAGCTGGCCTTCCTCTGGCGGCCGCTCAACCTGATCGACATCATAGCCATCCTGCCCTACTACATCACGCTGGTGGTGGACAGCACCTCCACGGGCCAGAAGCGCTTGGGCTCGGGCAGCAGCTACCTGGACAAAGTGGGCCTGGTGCTGCGCGTGCTGCGGGCGTTACGCATCCTCTACGTGATGCGGCTGGCGCGCCACTCGCTCGGACTCCAGACGCTCGGGCTGACGGCGCGCCGGTGCACGCGGGAGTTCGGCctgctcctcctcttcctctgcgTGGCCATAGCGCTCTTCTCGCCGCTCCTCTACCTGATCGAGAACGAGGCCGGGGTCACGCGAGAGTTCAGTAGCATCCCTGCAACGTACTGGTGGGCCGTGATCACCATGACCACGGTGGGTTACGGCGACATGGTGCCGCGCAGCATCCCGGGACAGGTGGTGGCGCTCAGCAGCATCCTCAGCGGGATCCTGCTCATGGCGTTCCCCGTCACCTCCATCTTCCACACGTTCTCGCGCTCCTACGTGGAGCTCAAGCAGGAGCAGCAGCGGCTGCTGCAGCGCAGGACTCACTTTCTGCTGCGCAGCCGCATCGCCGGTCTGAGCAGCAACCTGTCGCTGGAGAGCAACGTGCTTTTTCCTAGCGTCTCGTCTGATCACAGAAACCGCGAGGAATAG